From the genome of Methanobrevibacter sp.:
TCGCCGCCTATCCAGTAGTATGGCTTTCCACGGGGATCAAGGCGTTTGTCCATTACAGGAAGATACATCCTTTCACTTAAGTGTGCAATTTCAAATTCATCATCTGAAGGGTTCGCAGGAATATTTACATTCAATATGTCAATTCCTTCAGGTAAACCTTTTTTTAAAACGATTTTAGCTATTTTATTAAGCATTTTACCTGCAAATGAGAAGTTCACCTGGTTTTCACCGTTTTCGAATTTGATGTCGTCACGTGTGACCTCCTGTGATATAGCAATGGTTGGAATTCCAAAGCTTGCAGCTTCAATTGCAGCACCTAAAGTTCCTGATGTTGTAAGCTCGGCTTTACCGATGTTGAAACCGGTATTTATTCCTGAAATCATGATGTCAGGTTTCACATCCATTATTTCAAATAAAGCTATTGTCACAGCATCTGTTGGTGTTCCGGTAACGCCGTAGCCTTTGCTTCCATCTTTTAAAGTGTGTTCATTGACTCTTAAAGGTTCATATAATGTTAATGCATGACCTATTCCGCTTTGTTGTGTTTCGGGAGCAACAACATAGGTTTCACATAAGTTTTCAACTGCCTTTTTACTTGCAAGTATTCCTGAAGCAGTTATTCCATCATCATTACTGATTAAAGCTTTCATATACATTATTCAGTATTTTGTTTTTAAATAATTTTAGGTTCAATTATCTTTCTCATTAATGGATCTGATAAGGAAATATGCAAAATATAATCTGTTAACAAAAGCATATTCTCCACTATTTTCCCTTCCAACAGATTCAATAATATTTAACTCTTTAACTCTTTGTAAAAATCTGTTTAATACTTTTTTTTCACTATCAATTAAAATATCATTAACTTCTGATTTTTGAAATTCCATTAGACCATATTTTCCTAGTTTAATGAGAATATCTTCGTAATGTTCGCTTCTGATTTTATTTAATTTTGCTTTAATCTGTTTGTTTCCTAATTCTATAGAAGCATCTAATATTCCTTCAATAGCAATTTTTTCATTAATTATTGCATCTTCTTCAATGTTCCATAATACTGATTCACCAATTTGCTGCATAATTAATGGCATGCCCCAACTGTAGTATATCATGGCTTCCAATGATTTGTCATCTTTAAATTCATATCCCATATTTTCAAAGGTATATTTAAAAAATTCCTCAATCTCTTCATCTTCCAACTTGTCAATTTCTATTAATCTGAATATTCTGGAAAATGATTCATTTATCAAACATAAATTTTCAAATTCTTTAGGATAGCTTATTAAGGTAAATACTACCGGGATATGATATTCATTAAATTGTATTGATTCAAACAGACTTTTATACCAATTTGTGAATTCAACATTGTCTGATAATCCATTAATATCGTCAATTATAAAAAATATTCCTTTATTTTCAAAATTTTCACATATTTCTATAAGTAATTGTGCAAAATTACTTTTAATGTCATATATTAATGATTCTTGTTTTTCTAAAGAAAATCCATTTCCGGCAATTTTAATATCATTAATCCTTTTTAAAAATCCTATAAAATTTTTTCCCCAGTATCCTTTGTCGAATTCATCGGATAATTTCTCGATAAGTTTTAAAATTAGTTCTTCAACACTTGAACCGTCATTATTATTGAAATGTATTGGAATCATTTGAAAATTATCTTCAGCTATTCTTGAAACATATTGAACAAATGAAGTTTTACCCATTCCACGTTTTCCTGTTATGAAAAAATGTTCCGGTGTGCCATTTTTAATAACTCCTGGAAGATAACGTATGATTTTGATACAATCATTTCTCCTGCCTTTAAAATTTGATGGGGATACTGGTCTTCCTGGTTCAAAGGGAGTATCTGGAAAATCATTTAATGTAAATTGCATAATGAACAGTCCTTTTATATGAATTATAATTTTAATTATTTATTTTGTTTTTAAATTATATATACTTTATCTATTATTTCTTTTTAAGAATTATTATCGTTAATTTTTTAAAATAATTACAATATTGTTTTAACTTTGTAAATAAGTTATTTTACATTAAATTAGATGAAAATTATTTTTATTATAAAAAACTTTAATAACAATTTAATCTATAAAATATAATATTATTGTAAAAAACACATGCGGGTGGAAACTTGGAAAAACCACAATTAATTAATTTTATAGCGAAAGTAATGGAGGATTCTGGTTTTAAGGTTTATAAGAATTTTAAAACCTCTCAAAAAGTCATTGACATATACGCAATTCTACCCACAACAATTGGGGACTTTGGTGTAGTTGTAGCGTGTAAAAATTATGAAAAAGAGTTCAGAATTGGTGTAGATGTCCTGAAGGAAATGGAAGATGTGCAGGCAAGCATTAAGGCTTCCAAGGTAACTATTGTCACTTCAGCGTATTTTTCCGAGCAGGCTAAAAACTATGCTCTTAGAAAAAACATCAAGCTCGTTGACCGTGACAACCTTTTGGAACTTGCCAAAAAGTATCAGGACAGAACCAACCAGACAACTCTTGACAATACTCCTTATGACGGTGGAGCGGCAGCATATATCGATGAGGAATATCCGGAATATGCATATGATGCCTCTGATATGGAGTATCTGATGCAGAGAAGGAACAACAATCCTTATGTTTATCAAAACACTTTATACAGGCAGATTGATGAACCGCAAACAGGAGGATTATCTTCAATTTTAAATAGGGTTAACCGACAGAGAAGCAGTGGTAGCTTGGATCCTTACGGTCAAACCAATCTGTATAACTATGATACAAGAGCATCTTCATTAGGTGTTGATTCAACAGTATTCAGGCTCATCAGCAATCCGATTGTTCTGGTGTTACTTGTTGTAATCTTTTCATACCTGATATCATTCATTGCAGGCAGCTTGCTTGGAATGGATTCAGGCATTACCGGTCTGATTGAAATGTTTGTTGCATTGGCACTATCTTATGGATTGTCATTGTACACTGATAGAAATGCTGATTTTATAGTGAAAGGAACATTTGTGTTCTTCATTTCATTAGTTATATTGATAATATTGATTTTCGTTTAAAACTGTAGTGTGGTTTTCGGCAGTATGACTTTTCATACTGCTTTTGTGTTTTTTTTAACTATTTTTTAGGCTGATGATTATATAGGCTATTCCGATTAGGTATAAAAACCAGATCATGATGTCTGTTGGACCGGTTTCAATCCAGATTATGGTATGTGTCAGTATTATGGAATAGATTCCGATTCCAATTCCTTTTTTTATCATGTGGATTAATCCTAAAAACAATCCCATAAACAACATCTGAATTGTAAGGCCAATGTATCCGAAATCAAGCATTACCGGTCCGAATAATGTAGATGTCAAACAGACAGTATACTTAAGCACATATTCACCGATGAATGTCCTTGGGCTTCCTGATGAAAATATCATGCCAAGAATATGGCCATGAGTTGTTCCGGCCAGCGGAATGATTTTTTCAAATACCTCAAGTGTAAATGCTGCACGGTAGAAAATAAGCTCCAGCGGATTGAGCGTCCAGTGCTGGCCTGCAATTGACTGTGAAGCGATGTATCCCACTGCCATAAGTCCTGCTATGATTATTGCAATGAAGAGAATTCCAAATTTTTTGGAAATCTTATCAAGATAATACAATGTTATAAATGAACTTCCTAAAATCCCCAGAACGGAAGTTCTGTATCCGTTAAGACCAAATATCAATGCTCCTAGAATTATTAAAATCAGGTATTTTCTCTCATAATATTTTGCAAGCAGGAAATTGAGGGCTATTAAAAACAGAGGATATGCAACTCTCCAGATGTTTGTTGTTGCATTGGCCTTAAGTGTGGAGTTGAATAATGGTATTCCTCCCAGTAATATTATATTAAGTGTCTGCAGTATTAATGCAATGATTGTCAAGCTTAACAATAAGTTCTTTGATAAAAAATCGTATTTTTCTGTATTTTCAATGTTTATCTTATGTTTTGAAATTATAAATCCTGCTGTAAATACTATGCATGCAAAAATAACAGTTAAAATAACTCCCATGTCTAGCGGGTCATCAAATCTGTAGTTGAATGATCCGACATATCCCATCGCCAGAAATGCAAGTATGCCTGCTACAACAATCAGTGGATTGAAAAAGTCATATTTTTTCATATTATTCTCCGAGTTCTCTGGCTGAAATTGTTAGATTGCCTGCAAAATTAGGCATTGCTGCAACATGTGTGTGAACATAGCTTGCAAGGGTGTTTTTTTCCATAAAACCATCCATATTGTTATATGATCCTTTTCCTCTTGTAACCTTAAATGCCAGAGGGTTTTTAAGCTCATCCACAATCACTTTGGAGTAATGGAATTCATGGCCGTGGAACACTTCGCCTTTTTTGGATATAATGTTGTCTTCCTTAACTTCAGCTATTGTGTATTTGAGTGCCTGTACACGGTCTGTCAGGACAGCCTTATACGGATAAATGTTGACTTGTTTGTCATCATGGATGGAGTTCATAAGATACATCAGCCCGCCGCATTCAGCAAAGATAGACCTTGAGTCTTCATGGAACTTTTTAATGTCACTTAACATTTTTGTGTTTTTGGCAAGTTCCTTTGAAAAGAGTTCGGGATATCCTCCGCCTATGTATAGTCCGTCCACATCAGGGAGGCCTTCATCATTCAGCGGTGAGAAATACTCGATTTTGGCATTGTTTGCTTCCAAAGCTTCAATGTTTTCCTTGTAGTAGAAATTGAACACCTCATCATATGCAACGCCAATTTTAACAGGTTGATTGTTTAACTTGTTCCATATCGGAATTCTTTCAGAGGTGATTTTCGGCGCTGATTTGGCTATTTCAACCAGTCTGTCCAGGTCAAGTGATTCGGTTATTGTTTTTGACCATATGTCGATGAACTTGATTGAGGTTTCCCTTTCACGTGCAGGAACAAGGCCCAGGTGTCTCTGTTCAATGGAGATATTATCGTCTCTTGTTATTCCGCCTATAACTTCAGTGTTTGTTATCTCTTCAATTGATCTTTTGGTTTTTTCATAGTGTGCTTTGTTTTTTACTTTATTGAGTATTACGCCTGCAATGTTTATTTCAGGGTCTAGAGCTTTAAATCCTAAAACCAGTGCTGCTGCACTTTTTACAAGGCTTCTTGAGTTGATGATTAAAATCACCGGTGCCTGTAGGGATTTTGCTACACTAGCAGTGCTTCCAATGTCATTGATTGAATCGATTCCCTCATATAATCCCCTTACTCCTTCGATGACTGCAATGTCTTTTCCTTCCATTCCTTTTAGGTAGGAATCTCTTACTTGACCTTCCTTCATGAAAAATGAGTCCAGGTTTCTTGAAGTGTTTCCAGTCGCTAAAGTGTGGTATGACGGGTCTATATAGTCCGGTCCGACCTTGAATGGCTGGACATTATATTTTTCACTTAGTGCCTTCATTATTCCGGTGGCAATTGTGGTTTTTCCAACGGCACTTCCGGTTCCTGCTAGTATAATTCTCATATATAATAATTATATATGATATTTTATTAACTTAATGGATGAACCTGTTAAATTTTTCAGAATCTTGTAGTTTATAAGTTGTGTATTATATTTTTTCAGAAATGTAAAAAATAGTTTACAATAGTTGAAATTCTGTTATATCGATTAAACATATTTATTTGTTAGTATTACTTAAAACGAATTCTTTTTTAACATAAAGCATTTTATTTACGCTTAATTTAATAAATAAACAGTTTTAAAAAATATTAGATTAAATTTATAATTTTTATAGAATTTTTTTAAAATTTATAGTTAATGTATAAAATAATTATAATATTTTTGAATATAAAAGAGTAATACTTTAAAATAATATGAAAAATATTTAGTATGGTTTATATATTATGTCTATCTTATATATTAAACGATTAATCTAAAATTTTTAGGTTAAATCGATAATAAAAATGAGGTTGCGTAAATGAAGAAATCGTATAAATCAATATTATTGCTATTCGTAGTAATGATATTGACAATGTCTGCTGTAAATGCAGCGGAAATAGATGATACTTCAGACTCAGTCGTACAGGCTGCTGATGTGGATGCTATTGATGAGGTAGCAACCGCTGACGTTGATGATGTTGTTGCAGCATCAGATGACGGTGCAGAAGTACTAACTGATGTTGGTGATAAGAATTTCACTGTGCTTCAAGACGAAATTAACTCTGCAAGTGGATTGTTAGAGATTAATTCCAATTATGTAAGATCTGAAGGAGAAAGCGATATTGAAATTACAAAAAATATCCTTTTACTTGGTGATGATACACATAAAATTGATGCACAAAGTTTAGGTGGAATTTTCAAGATTAATTCAGGAATTACTTTAACATTAAATAATGTGATTCTTGTAAATGGTAATAATGATAACGGTGGAGCTATATACAATGAAGGTACTGTAAATATTATCAGTTCTGAGCTAACTGACAACAGTGCTAAAATTGGAGGAGCAATATACAACAAAGGTATTGCTTCAATATCTGGTTCTACCTTAAATGGAAACATAGCTGCTACTAAAGGTGGAGCAGTATACTCCGAAGGAACTTTAGTTGTAAGTGATTCTAGTTTTGAAAATAATAAAATAACCACTGGTGATTCCTACACTGATTCTTTAGTTGATTGTAATGGTGGAGGAGCAATCTATGCTTCTAATGATGTAAGAGTTACCGGTTCTACTTTTACTAAAAACACCGCTCCTCATGATGAGGAAGTGTTCTCTGCTGGTGGAGCAATATATATAAAAGAAACAACTGCTATAATTGATGATTGTACTTTTAATGAGAACTCTGCTGTTTATGGTGGAGCTGTAATGTTTGAAAAATTCAATCAAGATTCTGTTGCAATTAAGGATTCTAGATTTAATGGTAATCAAGCATGGCAAGGTGGAGCTATAAATGGTAATGATCTTGTTGGTTCTTTAATTATTACTGGTTCTAATTTCACTGCTAATAAGGTTACTACTCCTAATGCGGGTAGTTCATCTCCTAAAGGTGGTGCTATTATGGTCGGTACTAAATCTTATACTGGCATTGCTTTGGATGTTGCTAGTTGTAACTTTGTTGAAAATGATGGTGGATACATGGGTGGTGCTATTGCTTCTTCCCCTGATAACACTATTAAGGTAGATGACTCTAACTTCACTGGTAATAAAGCTACTGATCTTGGTGGTGCTATTGTTACTGGAACTGGTACTGATTTAACTGTTTCTGGTTCTACTTTCACTGATAATAAAGTTAGTGCTACTGGTATGGGTGGTGCTATATTTGCTGAACCTAACAGTAAAAATGATATTAGTGGTTCTACTTTCACTAATAATGTTGACAGATACCCATCTGCTATTATGAGCTACCAAGGAACATTAGAATTAGCTGACAACACATTTGATGATTCTGGTGTATTTAACTATGGTGGAGCAATCACTTCAGAAATCAAAGCAATCGTATTAAACAATGAAACTCTTGAAACTGATGATGGTAATGTTGCTTTAAGGGCTAGGGTTACTGATGATAATGATAATGTTATAAGAGATAGTACTTTGCAATTTGTCATTAATGGTGAAAAAGTTGCTGCAGTTTATGATGTTGCAGATGGATACTACAAAGGAACTTATACTCTTCCAGCACCTGGATTTTTCACTGTTGGTATTACTTCTTCTAAAAATGAGGACATAACTGTTAAAACTGGTAAAGTTAAAAATATTAAAGGTTCTTTCAGTGATTTACAAGGAAAAATTAATGATGCTGGTGGAACCTTAGATTTAACTTATGACTTCATATACACTGAAGGTATTGATGATGGTTCTGTTGAAATTGAGGAGGATATTATTATTAATGGTAATGGTCACACTATCAGTGGTAGTGATTCAGTAAGAATTTTAAATATCCTATGGGCTGATGAAGTTACATTAAATAATATTACTTTCATTGAAGGTAGTGCAGGATATGCTGGTGCAATATATTCTTGCTATACTTTAACTATTAATGATTGTACTTTTGAAAACAACACTGCTACTGAACAAGGTGGTGCTATCTATAATGATGGTGGGGATCTTACCATAACCAACTCTGTATTTAATAACAATAAAGTGTCTACTGGAGATTCTTTTACAGATTCTCAAGCTGAATGTAATGGTGGTGGAGCTATCTACAATACTGGTGATTTATTTGTCACTGGATCTAACTTTACTAAAAACACAGCTCCTCATGATACTGAAATATTCTCTGCCGGTGGTGCAATTTATAATAAAGAAACAGATGATTGTATTGTTTTAATTGATGATTGTACATTTGAAGAGAACTCTGCTGTTTATGGTGGAGCTGTAATGTTTGAAAAATTCAATCAAGATTC
Proteins encoded in this window:
- the surE gene encoding 5'/3'-nucleotidase SurE: MKALISNDDGITASGILASKKAVENLCETYVVAPETQQSGIGHALTLYEPLRVNEHTLKDGSKGYGVTGTPTDAVTIALFEIMDVKPDIMISGINTGFNIGKAELTTSGTLGAAIEAASFGIPTIAISQEVTRDDIKFENGENQVNFSFAGKMLNKIAKIVLKKGLPEGIDILNVNIPANPSDDEFEIAHLSERMYLPVMDKRLDPRGKPYYWIGGEPYTDYKPGSDGYALRNLGKTTVTPIKIDQTSDVDLLREWLE
- a CDS encoding P-loop NTPase fold protein encodes the protein MQFTLNDFPDTPFEPGRPVSPSNFKGRRNDCIKIIRYLPGVIKNGTPEHFFITGKRGMGKTSFVQYVSRIAEDNFQMIPIHFNNNDGSSVEELILKLIEKLSDEFDKGYWGKNFIGFLKRINDIKIAGNGFSLEKQESLIYDIKSNFAQLLIEICENFENKGIFFIIDDINGLSDNVEFTNWYKSLFESIQFNEYHIPVVFTLISYPKEFENLCLINESFSRIFRLIEIDKLEDEEIEEFFKYTFENMGYEFKDDKSLEAMIYYSWGMPLIMQQIGESVLWNIEEDAIINEKIAIEGILDASIELGNKQIKAKLNKIRSEHYEDILIKLGKYGLMEFQKSEVNDILIDSEKKVLNRFLQRVKELNIIESVGRENSGEYAFVNRLYFAYFLIRSINEKDN
- a CDS encoding restriction endonuclease; translation: MEKPQLINFIAKVMEDSGFKVYKNFKTSQKVIDIYAILPTTIGDFGVVVACKNYEKEFRIGVDVLKEMEDVQASIKASKVTIVTSAYFSEQAKNYALRKNIKLVDRDNLLELAKKYQDRTNQTTLDNTPYDGGAAAYIDEEYPEYAYDASDMEYLMQRRNNNPYVYQNTLYRQIDEPQTGGLSSILNRVNRQRSSGSLDPYGQTNLYNYDTRASSLGVDSTVFRLISNPIVLVLLVVIFSYLISFIAGSLLGMDSGITGLIEMFVALALSYGLSLYTDRNADFIVKGTFVFFISLVILIILIFV
- a CDS encoding oligosaccharide repeat unit polymerase family protein, which translates into the protein MKKYDFFNPLIVVAGILAFLAMGYVGSFNYRFDDPLDMGVILTVIFACIVFTAGFIISKHKINIENTEKYDFLSKNLLLSLTIIALILQTLNIILLGGIPLFNSTLKANATTNIWRVAYPLFLIALNFLLAKYYERKYLILIILGALIFGLNGYRTSVLGILGSSFITLYYLDKISKKFGILFIAIIIAGLMAVGYIASQSIAGQHWTLNPLELIFYRAAFTLEVFEKIIPLAGTTHGHILGMIFSSGSPRTFIGEYVLKYTVCLTSTLFGPVMLDFGYIGLTIQMLFMGLFLGLIHMIKKGIGIGIYSIILTHTIIWIETGPTDIMIWFLYLIGIAYIIISLKNS
- the cfbB gene encoding Ni-sirohydrochlorin a,c-diamide synthase, whose product is MRIILAGTGSAVGKTTIATGIMKALSEKYNVQPFKVGPDYIDPSYHTLATGNTSRNLDSFFMKEGQVRDSYLKGMEGKDIAVIEGVRGLYEGIDSINDIGSTASVAKSLQAPVILIINSRSLVKSAAALVLGFKALDPEINIAGVILNKVKNKAHYEKTKRSIEEITNTEVIGGITRDDNISIEQRHLGLVPARERETSIKFIDIWSKTITESLDLDRLVEIAKSAPKITSERIPIWNKLNNQPVKIGVAYDEVFNFYYKENIEALEANNAKIEYFSPLNDEGLPDVDGLYIGGGYPELFSKELAKNTKMLSDIKKFHEDSRSIFAECGGLMYLMNSIHDDKQVNIYPYKAVLTDRVQALKYTIAEVKEDNIISKKGEVFHGHEFHYSKVIVDELKNPLAFKVTRGKGSYNNMDGFMEKNTLASYVHTHVAAMPNFAGNLTISARELGE